A portion of the Pseudomonas synxantha BG33R genome contains these proteins:
- the oadA gene encoding sodium-extruding oxaloacetate decarboxylase subunit alpha, producing MSKKIFVTDTILRDAHQSLLATRMRTDDMLPICDKLDKVGYWSLEVWGGATFDACVRFLKEDPWERLRKLRAALPNTRLQMLLRGQNLLGYRHYSDDVVKAFVAKAAVNGIDVFRIFDAMNDVRNLRVAIEAVKAAGKHAQGTIAYTTSPVHTVDAFVAQAKQLESMGCDSIAIKDMAGLLTPYATGELVKALKAEQNLPIFIHSHDTAGLAAMCQLKAIENGADHIDTAISSFAWGTSHPGTESMVAALKGSEFDTGLDLELLQEIGLYFYAVRKKYHQFESEFTAVDTRVQVNQVPGGMISNLANQLKEQGALNRMSEVLAEIPRVREDLGFPPLVTPTSQIVGTQAFFNVLAGERYKTITNEVKLYLQGGYGKAPGTVNEKLRRQAIGSEEVIDVRPADLLKPEMTKLRGEIGTLAKSEEDVLTYAMFPDIGRKFLEERDAGTLAPEVLLPIPEAGGVARAGGEGVPTEFVIDVHGESYRVDITGVGVKAEGKRHFYLSIDGMPEEVVFEPLNEFVSSGGSKRKHATEPGHVSTAMPGNIVDVLVKEGDVVKAGQAVLITEAMKMETEVQAAIAGKVTAVHVAKGDRVNPGEILIEIEG from the coding sequence ATGAGCAAGAAGATTTTCGTAACCGACACTATCCTGCGCGACGCCCATCAATCGTTGCTGGCCACTCGTATGCGCACCGACGACATGCTGCCGATCTGCGACAAGCTCGACAAAGTCGGCTACTGGTCCCTGGAAGTCTGGGGTGGCGCAACGTTCGACGCCTGCGTGCGCTTTTTGAAAGAAGACCCGTGGGAGCGCCTGCGCAAACTGCGCGCTGCGTTGCCCAACACGCGCCTGCAAATGCTGCTGCGTGGCCAGAACCTGCTGGGCTACCGCCATTACAGCGACGATGTGGTCAAGGCCTTCGTGGCCAAGGCTGCCGTCAACGGTATCGATGTGTTCCGCATCTTTGACGCCATGAACGACGTGCGTAACCTGCGTGTGGCCATCGAAGCGGTCAAGGCTGCCGGCAAACATGCCCAGGGCACCATCGCCTACACCACCAGCCCGGTGCACACCGTCGATGCATTCGTGGCCCAGGCCAAACAATTGGAATCCATGGGTTGCGACTCTATCGCGATCAAGGACATGGCCGGCCTGCTGACTCCTTATGCCACTGGCGAACTGGTCAAGGCGCTCAAGGCCGAGCAGAACCTGCCGATCTTTATCCACTCCCACGACACCGCGGGCCTGGCTGCGATGTGCCAACTCAAGGCTATCGAAAACGGCGCCGACCATATCGACACCGCCATCTCCAGCTTCGCGTGGGGCACCAGCCACCCGGGCACCGAGTCGATGGTCGCCGCCCTTAAAGGCAGCGAGTTCGACACCGGCCTGGACCTGGAGCTGCTGCAGGAAATTGGCCTGTACTTCTACGCGGTACGTAAAAAGTACCACCAGTTTGAAAGCGAGTTCACGGCAGTCGACACCCGTGTGCAGGTCAACCAGGTACCGGGCGGGATGATTTCCAACCTGGCCAACCAGTTGAAAGAGCAGGGCGCCCTCAATCGCATGAGTGAAGTGCTGGCCGAAATCCCACGTGTACGTGAAGACCTCGGCTTCCCGCCGCTGGTCACTCCAACCTCGCAGATCGTCGGCACCCAGGCGTTCTTCAACGTGCTGGCCGGTGAGCGCTACAAGACCATCACCAACGAAGTGAAGCTCTACCTGCAAGGCGGCTACGGCAAGGCCCCGGGCACTGTGAACGAAAAGCTGCGCCGTCAGGCCATCGGCAGCGAAGAGGTCATCGACGTTCGTCCGGCTGATTTGCTCAAGCCGGAAATGACCAAGCTGCGCGGTGAAATCGGCACGTTGGCCAAGTCCGAAGAAGACGTGCTGACCTACGCCATGTTCCCGGATATCGGGCGCAAATTCCTTGAAGAACGCGACGCAGGCACTCTGGCCCCTGAAGTCCTGCTGCCGATTCCGGAGGCAGGCGGTGTGGCACGTGCCGGTGGCGAAGGCGTGCCGACTGAATTCGTCATCGACGTGCACGGTGAAAGCTACCGTGTGGACATCACCGGTGTCGGCGTGAAAGCTGAAGGCAAGCGCCACTTCTACCTGTCCATCGACGGTATGCCAGAAGAGGTGGTGTTCGAGCCGCTCAACGAGTTCGTCAGCAGTGGCGGCAGCAAGCGCAAGCACGCCACCGAACCCGGCCATGTCAGCACGGCGATGCCGGGCAATATCGTTGATGTGCTGGTCAAGGAAGGCGACGTGGTCAAGGCCGGCCAGGCTGTATTGATTACCGAAGCCATGAAGATGGAAACCGAAGTGCAGGCCGCGATTGCCGGCAAGGTGACCGCTGTTCATGTGGCCAAGGGCGACCGGGTCAACCCGGGTGAGATCCTGATTGAGATCGAAGGCTGA
- a CDS encoding acetyl-CoA carboxylase biotin carboxylase subunit: MIKKILIANRGEIAVRIVRACAEMGIRSVAVYSDADRHALHVKRADEAHSIGAEPLAGYLNPRKLVNLAVETGCDALHPGYGFLSENAELADICAERGIKFIGPSAEVIRRMGDKTEARRSMIKAGVPVTPGTEGNVADIHEALTEGDRIGYPVMLKATSGGGGRGIRRCNSREELEQAFPRVISEATKAFGSAEVFLEKCIVNPKHIEAQILGDSFGNVVHLFERDCSIQRRNQKLIEIAPSPQLTPEQRAYIGDLSVRAAKAVGYENAGTVEFLLAEGEVYFMEMNTRVQVEHTITEEITGIDIVREQIRIASGLPLSVKQEDIQHRGFALQFRINAEDPKNNFLPSFGKITRYYAPGGPGVRTDTAIYTGYTIPPFYDSMCLKLVVWALTWEEAMDRGLRALDDMRLQGVKTTAAYYQEILRNPEFRSGQFNTSFVESHPELTNYSIKRKPEELALAIAAAIAAHAGL; this comes from the coding sequence GTGATAAAAAAGATCCTGATCGCCAACCGTGGTGAAATTGCCGTACGAATCGTGCGTGCCTGCGCCGAGATGGGCATTCGCTCGGTCGCGGTTTACTCGGACGCCGACCGCCACGCGTTGCACGTCAAACGTGCCGACGAAGCCCACAGCATCGGTGCCGAGCCCCTGGCCGGCTACCTCAACCCGCGCAAGCTGGTGAACCTGGCGGTGGAAACCGGTTGCGACGCGCTGCATCCCGGCTACGGCTTCTTGTCGGAAAATGCCGAACTGGCGGATATCTGTGCCGAGCGCGGCATCAAGTTCATTGGCCCTTCGGCCGAAGTGATTCGCCGCATGGGCGACAAGACCGAAGCGCGCCGCAGCATGATCAAGGCCGGTGTGCCGGTCACTCCCGGCACCGAGGGCAACGTCGCGGATATCCACGAAGCGCTGACCGAAGGCGACCGCATTGGTTACCCGGTGATGCTCAAGGCCACTTCCGGTGGTGGCGGGCGCGGTATCCGTCGTTGCAACAGTCGCGAAGAACTTGAACAAGCCTTCCCCCGCGTCATTTCCGAGGCCACCAAGGCGTTCGGCTCGGCGGAAGTGTTTCTGGAAAAATGCATCGTCAATCCCAAGCACATCGAAGCGCAGATCCTCGGTGACAGCTTTGGCAACGTGGTGCACCTGTTCGAACGCGATTGCTCGATCCAGCGTCGCAACCAGAAGCTGATCGAAATTGCCCCCAGCCCGCAATTGACGCCTGAACAGCGCGCCTACATCGGCGACCTGTCGGTGCGTGCGGCCAAGGCCGTGGGCTACGAGAACGCCGGTACCGTGGAGTTCCTGCTCGCCGAGGGCGAGGTGTACTTCATGGAGATGAACACCCGGGTGCAGGTGGAACACACCATCACCGAAGAAATCACCGGCATCGACATCGTCCGCGAACAGATCCGCATTGCCTCGGGCCTGCCGCTGTCGGTGAAGCAGGAAGACATTCAGCACCGTGGTTTCGCGTTGCAGTTTCGCATCAACGCCGAAGACCCGAAAAACAACTTCCTGCCCAGCTTCGGCAAGATCACCCGTTACTACGCCCCCGGCGGCCCCGGTGTGCGTACCGATACAGCGATCTACACCGGCTACACCATCCCACCGTTCTACGACTCCATGTGCTTGAAACTGGTGGTGTGGGCGTTGACCTGGGAAGAAGCCATGGACCGCGGCCTGCGTGCCCTGGACGATATGCGCCTGCAAGGCGTGAAGACCACCGCCGCCTACTACCAGGAAATCCTGCGCAACCCGGAATTCCGCAGCGGCCAGTTCAACACCAGTTTCGTGGAAAGCCACCCTGAGCTGACCAACTACTCGATCAAGCGCAAACCCGAAGAGCTGGCCCTGGCCATCGCCGCCGCCATCGCCGCCCACGCAGGCCTGTGA
- a CDS encoding LysR family transcriptional regulator: MRKSLMRLTLRQLQIFHEVCDLRSYSRAAEEMSLTQPAVSLQIRQLEELIGQPLFDYVGKKLYMTEAAEALQRASRDIFGRLENLDMQLSDMQGSLQGQLKLAVESSAKYFVPHLFAAFKRQHPEVQLHLTVVNRAQVIRRLSDNRDDLVIMSMVPQDMGLEFLPFLNNPIVAVALPDHPLSLQGPLRLQDLEPYTLLVREPGSGTRLACEEYFKEKRVHFTQTVEVASAEAQRECVVAGLGVALLTRHALNLELATGGLKELPVEELPLYRSWCLVQAKAKRLSPVAHAFLGFIRSERVQISALAERFAGQPRVPANGVPGSH, translated from the coding sequence ATGCGTAAGTCATTGATGAGGCTGACATTAAGGCAACTTCAGATCTTTCATGAGGTGTGCGATTTGCGCTCTTACAGCCGTGCCGCCGAGGAAATGTCCCTCACGCAACCGGCCGTCAGCCTGCAAATCCGCCAGCTGGAAGAACTGATCGGCCAACCGTTGTTCGACTACGTCGGCAAGAAGCTCTACATGACCGAGGCCGCCGAAGCCCTGCAACGGGCCAGTCGCGATATTTTCGGACGCCTGGAAAACCTCGATATGCAGCTATCGGACATGCAGGGCTCACTGCAGGGCCAACTGAAGCTGGCGGTGGAATCGAGCGCCAAGTACTTCGTGCCGCACCTGTTTGCAGCTTTCAAGCGCCAGCACCCGGAAGTGCAACTGCACCTGACCGTGGTCAATCGTGCCCAGGTAATCCGCAGGCTTTCGGATAACCGCGATGATCTGGTGATCATGTCCATGGTGCCCCAGGACATGGGCCTGGAATTCCTGCCGTTTCTCAATAATCCGATTGTCGCGGTGGCGCTGCCGGATCATCCGTTGAGCCTGCAAGGGCCGCTGCGCCTGCAAGACCTGGAGCCTTACACGCTGCTTGTCCGCGAACCAGGTTCCGGCACGCGGCTGGCGTGCGAAGAGTACTTCAAGGAAAAACGCGTGCACTTCACACAGACCGTGGAAGTGGCCTCGGCCGAGGCGCAACGAGAGTGCGTGGTCGCAGGTTTGGGTGTGGCGCTGCTGACGCGCCACGCCTTGAACCTGGAACTGGCCACCGGCGGGCTCAAAGAGCTGCCGGTGGAAGAACTGCCGCTGTACCGCAGTTGGTGCCTGGTGCAGGCCAAGGCCAAACGCCTGTCACCGGTGGCCCATGCGTTCCTGGGCTTTATCCGCAGCGAACGGGTGCAGATCAGCGCGCTGGCTGAGCGTTTCGCTGGGCAGCCACGGGTGCCTGCCAATGGAGTTCCGGGTAGTCACTGA